One Diabrotica virgifera virgifera chromosome 3, PGI_DIABVI_V3a genomic window carries:
- the LOC114328468 gene encoding uncharacterized protein LOC114328468, with the protein MRNIQNFFRVLLVLHCYLVILVEPSYNNELVPEGYQTNYGNPYTDYPYRYATNGNIYTTDVYGLTSVLRSGYARGYSYQTYKANPSAGQSHRSASTNDVYVTDQYGRTTLQSGRSAVQSGDSNRGYRYQSYYTNPSVGQSYRSASNNDVYVTDQYGRTTLSSGRPGYSYQSYYGNRYADHAYRSASNNDVYITDQYGRTTLQSGRTAVQSENSNRGYSEQSYYRNPYADHVYRSASNNGVYVTDQYGRTTLQSERTAVQSADSNRGYSKQSYYRNPYADHLYRSASNNGVYVTDQYGRTTLQPERTAVQSGDSNRVYSYQSDYRNPYADHAYRSASNNGVYVTDQYGRTTLQSGSTSVQSGDSNRVYSHQSDYRNPYADHAYRPASNNGVYVTDQYGRTIQSSGSTSVQTGDSNRGYSYQTYYRNPHADNSYRSASNNGVYVTDQYGRAIQSSGRNSVQSGDSNTGSWYQTDYRNPHAVHSYRSASNNGVYVTDQYGRATESSGRNSLQSADSYRGDWYQTYYGNSYADHPYSSATNAVTTLRSGDSYKGQCEDTQCPDSQACIENKCQNVCPNKCGVNADCYVRGHRPVCTCPTGYHGDPQIHCYRV; encoded by the coding sequence ATGAGAAATATCCAGAATTTCTTCCGCGTTCTTCTCGTTCTACATTGTTATTTAGTCATACTAGTTGAGCCTTCCTATAACAATGAATTGGTGCCAGAAGGTTACCAAACCAACTATGGAAACCCTTATACTGACTATCCCTACAGATATGCAACTAATGGTAACATTTAtacaactgacgtgtatggactAACTTCCGTACTACGATCTGGATATGCTAGAGGTTATTCGTACCAAACCTACAAAGCAAACCCATCCGCTGGTCAGTCGCACAGATCTGCCAGTACTAATGATGTTTATGTAACCGACCAATATGGAAGGACTACACTACAATCTGGAAGAAGTGCAGTTCAATCTGGAGACAGCAATAGAGGCTATAGATATCAATCCTACTACACAAACCCTTCCGTTGGCCAGTCCTACAGATCTGCCAGTAATAATGACGTTTATGTAACCGATCAATATGGCAGAACTACACTATCATCTGGAAGACCTGGTTATTCGTATCAATCCTACTACGGAAACCGTTACGCTGACCATGCCTACCGATCTGCCAGTAATAATGACGTTTATATAACCGACCAATATGGAAGAACTACACTACAATCTGGAAGAACTGCAGTACAATCTGAAAATAGTAATAGAGGTTATTCCGAGCAATCCTACTACAGAAACCCTTATGCTGACCATGTCTACAGATCTGCCAGTAACAATGGCGTTTATGTAACCGACCAATATGGAAGAACTACACTACAATCTGAAAGAACTGCAGTACAATCTGCAGACAGTAATAGAGGTTATTCGAAGCAATCCTACTATAGAAACCCTTATGCTGACCATCTCTACAGATCGGCCAGTAACAATGGCGTTTATGTAACCGACCAATATGGAAGAACTACACTACAACCTGAAAGAACTGCAGTACAATCTGGAGACAGCAATAGAGTTTATTCGTACCAATCCGACTACAGAAACCCTTATGCTGACCATGCCTACAGATCTGCAAGTAACAATGGCGTTTATGTAACCGACCAATATGGAAGAACTACACTACAATCTGGAAGCACATCAGTACAATCTGGAGACAGTAATAGAGTTTATTCGCACCAATCCGACTACAGAAACCCTTATGCTGACCATGCCTACAGACCTGCAAGTAACAATGGCGTTTATGTAACCGACCAATATGGAAGAACTATACAATCATCTGGAAGCACATCAGTACAAACTGGAGACAGTAATAGAGGCTATTCTTACCAAACTTATTACAGAAACCCTCACGCTGACAATTCCTACAGATCGGCCAGTAACAATGGCGTTTATGTAACCGACCAATATGGAAGAGCCATACAATCATCTGGAAGAAATTCAGTACAATCTGGAGACAGTAATACAGGCTCTTGGTACCAAACTGACTACAGAAACCCTCACGCTGTCCATTCCTACAGATCGGCCAGTAACAATGGCGTTTATGTAACCGACCAATATGGAAGAGCTACAGAATCATCTGGAAGAAATTCATTACAATCTGCAGACAGCTATAGAGGTGATTGGTACCAGACCTACTACGGAAACTCTTACGCTGACCATCCATACAGCTCTGCCACTAATGCAGTAACGACACTACGATCTGGAGACAGTTATAAAG